The following proteins come from a genomic window of Lolium rigidum isolate FL_2022 chromosome 5, APGP_CSIRO_Lrig_0.1, whole genome shotgun sequence:
- the LOC124652311 gene encoding uncharacterized protein LOC124652311 → MSLRRLLPLSAAVSGNLRRSLSTAASSSHPPWAILDYSSLVDRSSSAPGACFRPVAPPGISSISAPAHLLGSRERPAPYSNVVQLLGGDVRAASGDGHLLLNYFDGQAEAPCTSWDLSEDMEIHRFVCNPVSGQMLRLPDIAGSRSILLQNHMGLLTQADGGRGHGHGPLDRFAVAELVFDGRALERFLSDEGEWKTVLNSVPSRSLLPRTMQVNQETVAFGGRLWWVDLTLGVISVDPFGDPPEICGIQLPGGSVLPARAHAESGDFSKAEENVKFMLEVAKYRRVGVSQGRLRYDEITPGGPFLLSSFALDDDATSWKLEQQVELRQVLADGGYQLQHNSPAPQIAVLDPLNAGTVHLKVGEHVVVVDMHNGKVIGASPLQDDYFSLVPCVLPPWLGASRIPTTGNLSPDCY, encoded by the coding sequence ATGTCCCTCCGCCGCCTCCTACCCCTCTCCGCCGCCGTCTCCGGCAACCTCCGCCGCTCcctctccaccgccgcctcctcctcgcacCCACCATGGGCCATCCTTGACTATTCCTCGCTGGTCGACAGATCGTCGTCGGCTCCGGGCGCGTGCTTCCGCCCCGTCGCGCCTCCGGGCATCTCGAGCATCTCCGCCCCGGCGCACCTCCTCGGCTCCAGGGAACGCCCCGCCCCTTACAGCAACGTCGTACAACTCCTCGGCGGCGACGTTCGCGCGGCCAGCGGCGACGGCCACCTCCTCCTCAACTACTTTGATGGCCAGGCGGAGGCACCCTGCACCTCCTGGGATCTATCGGAGGACATGGAGATCCACCGCTTCGTCTGCAACCCTGTCAGCGGCCAGATGCTCCGCCTGCCGGATATCGCTGGCTCGAGGAGTATCCTTCTGCAGAACCACATGGGCCTCCTCACCCAAGCCGATGGCGGGCGCGGGCACGGGCACGGGCCGCTTGACAGGTTCGCCGTGGCCGAGCTCGTCTTCGATGGCCGCGCCCTTGAGCGCTTTCTCTCGGATGAAGGGGAGTGGAAGACGGTGTTGAACAGCGTACCAAGCCGGTCGCTTCTCCCGCGCACGATGCAGGTGAACCAGGAGACGGTTGCCTTCGGCGGCCGGCTGTGGTGGGTCGACTTGACCTTGGGCGTCATCTCCGTCGACCCGTTCGGCGACCCGCCGGAGATCTGCGGCATCCAGCTGCCCGGCGGCAGCGTGCTGCCTGCACGCGCGCATGCGGAGAGTGGAGATTTCAGCAAGGCCGAGGAAAATGTCAAGTTCATGCTGGAGGTGGCCAAGTACCGCCGCGTTGGGGTCAGTCAGGGGAGGCTGCGGTATGATGAGATCACTCCGGGCGGCCCATTTCTGCTCAGCTCCTTCGCGCTCGATGACGACGCCACCTCCTGGAAGCTGGAGCAGCAGGTGGAGCTCAGGCAGGTCTTGGCGGATGGAGGCTACCAGCTGCAGCACAACTCGCCGGCGCCACAGATCGCTGTCCTGGACCCGCTCAACGCCGGCACTGTGCATCTCAAGGTCGGCGAgcacgtcgtcgtcgtggacatGCACAATGGGAAGGTGATTGGGGCCTCCCCGCTTCAAGACGACTACTTTTCTTTGGTACCATGTGTGCTTCCACCGTGGCTTGgagcaagccggatccctacaacAGGTAATTTATCACCTGATTGCTATTAA